A portion of the Thunnus albacares chromosome 5, fThuAlb1.1, whole genome shotgun sequence genome contains these proteins:
- the LOC122982394 gene encoding mitochondrial glutamate carrier 1-like translates to MAQQQQISLPAKLINGGFAGMVGVTCVFPIDLAKTRLQNQRSGQQLYKNMMDCLIKTVKSEGYFGMYRGAAVNLTLVTPEKAIKLAANDFFRHQLSKDGKLTVLKEMLAGCCAGMCQVIVTTPMEMLKIQLQDAGRLAAQQRVIPSVVTTLKMGGTSAVLSRSYNASPAPQVIRVSAMQITRELLRTKGVTALYRGLAATLMRDIPFSVVYFPLFAHLHQLGQHSSENPTVPFYWSFMSGCLAGSIAAVAVSPCDVVKTRLQSLKKGANEETYNGVVDCVRKIMRKEGPRAFLKGASCRALVIAPLFGIAQVVYFVGVGEFLLGYTPYNIYSA, encoded by the exons ATGGCCCAGCAACAACAGATTAG CCTCCCAGCCAAACTGATTAATGGAGGGTTTGCAGGCATGGTAGGAGTCACCTGTGTGTTCCCAATCGACCTGGCCAAGACCCGCCTGCAGAACCAACGCAGTGGGCAGCAACTATACAAGAACAT GATGGATTGCCTAATAAAGACAGTTAAATCTGAAGGCTACTTTGGCATGTACAGAG GTGCTGCAGTAAATCTCACCCTGGTAACCCCTGAGAAGGCCATCAAACTAGCTGCCAACGACTTCTTCCGCCACCAGTTGAGCAAAGATGG TAAGTTGACGGTGCTGAAAGAGATGTTGGCAGGATGCTGTGCAGGAATGTGCCAAGTCATTGTCACCACACCTATGGAGATGCTGAAGATCCAGCTTCAGGATGCTGGCAGGCTAG CGGCCCAGCAGAGGGTGATACCTAGCGTGGTAACGACTCTGAAGATGGGGGGGACCAGTGCTGTTCTTAGCCGTTCCTACAACGCCAGCCCTGCACCTCAAGTCATCCGAGTGTCAGCCATGCAGATCACCAGAGAGTTGCTGAGGACTAAAGGTGTCACAGCACTGTATAGGGGACTCGCAGCCACATTGATGAG GGACATCCCTTTCTCGGTCGTGTACTTCCCTCTTTTTGCACATCTGCACCAGCTCGGCCAACATTCATCTGAAAATCCAACTGTGCCCTTCTATTGGTCCTTCATGTCTGGATGCTTGGCTGGATCCATTGCCGCTGTGGCTGTCAGCCCATGCGACG TGGTCAAGACAAGGCTACAATCACTCAAAAAAGGAGCTAACGAGGAAACCTACAATGGAGTGGTGGACTGTGTCAG AAAGATCATGAGAAAGGAGGGTCCCAGAGCTTTCCTCAAGGGGGCCAGCTGCCGGGCGCTCGTCATTGCCCCTCTCTTTGGCATTGCCCAGGTTGTGTACTTTGTAGGAGTTGGAGAGTTCCTGCTGGGGTACACCCCGTACAACATCTACTCTGCATAA